A genomic window from Populus alba chromosome 19, ASM523922v2, whole genome shotgun sequence includes:
- the LOC118050645 gene encoding putative lysine-specific demethylase JMJ16 isoform X1 yields MMGTELIRVRVKEENDDIPSVPPGFESFAAFNFNRVQDGEKQESNVISCSATASASESLPVKMETGFEDEAKVTRSLRRRPWIKYGHLDGFSEDESDSAKLNQNLSSRSQLPKGVIRGCPQCSNCQKVSARWRPEYARKPDIEDAPVFYPTEEEFEDTLKYIASIRPKAEQYGICRIVPPPSWKPPCPLKEETVWKGSTFATRVQRVDKLQNRDSMRKMSTMSNHTRKKRRRCMRMAIDCGADIGSISRSNDTGVCEAESFGFEPGPLFTLDKFQKYADDFMAQYFRKDENTINKGGSMTMLQENREPTLDSIEGEYWRIVEKATEEIEVLYGADLETGVFGSGFPKTSSEVGSATNDRYTKSGWNLNNFPRLPGSVLSFESGDISGVLVPWLYIGMCFSSFCWHVEDHHLYSLNYMHWGAQKIWYGVPGKDAVKLEEAMRMYLPDLFEEQPDLLHKLVTQLSPNILKSIGVPVYRCVQNSGEFVLTFPRAYHSGFNCGFNCAEAVNVAPVDWLPHGQTAIELYREQGRRTSISHDKLLLGAAREAVRAHWELNLLKRNKLNNLRWKDMCGKDGILAKAFKERVETEHVRRQFLCNSSPALKMESDFDATSERECSVCLFDLHLSAVGCHCSPDKYTCLNHAKQLCSCVSGARFFLFRYDISELNILVEALEGKLSAVYRWARLDLGLALTSFVSKDNAEEGKLSCSPKRTATEQVRSHASVDLHKVSPGRIISGDFRLNSAGICWQIATEEEKKPPEDIPSKDARASAVSHSSFQVIEKENDNFKLNQKGSSLLSTNLRTLACQLSQEDPSYTAGLASEKCERKKPSTLCNDNIILLSDDEGDELKPISERAKENVSVNHSSLSEKLSISHDRSCNDNKDSILTFAVINGAVKSEKNVSLFLFPDENNSPSGPLQVKDGYNQDGGKVLGFNQSNGFCHAGPSTAGFGRNIQNFSSNRDAGKDNRMANAGSQQPQPCGSGKPNIEDEMGANATSTSVDNSRIMAGSPSSSQNNLDRYYRQKGPRIAKVVRRINCNVEPLEFGVVLSGKSWCNNQAIFPKGFRSRVRYLSVLDPTSMCYYVSEILDAGRNSPLFMVSLEHYPNEVFIHVSAARCWEMVRERVNQEITKQHKTGRTNLPPLQPPGSLDGFEMFGFSSPAIVQAVEALDRNRVCTDYWDSRPYSRPQGQIPQHSQSKANARHSQGTSEDQNNRKVPGSQFLPAEVDTTLGGLFKKASPEELILLSRVLSDNKPTANPGLITQLLNEEIHNRPR; encoded by the exons ATGATGGGAACTGAACTCATTAGAGTTCGTGTTAAGGAGGAGAATGATGATATCCCATCAGTTCCACCTGGTTTTGAGTCATTTGCAGCTTTCAACTTTAACAGGGTGCAAGATGGtgaaaaacaagaaagtaaTGTAATCAGTTGTTCAGCCACTGCGAGCGCTTCTGAATCATTGCCAGTCAAGATGGAGACGGGGTTTGAGGATGAAGCAAAAGTTACAAGGTCCCTCCGGCGTAGACCCTGGATAAAGTATGGACATTTGGATGGTTTTTCAGAGGACGAGTCTGATTCTGCAAAGCTTAATCAA AATCTCTCCTCGAGGTCTCAACTTCCCAAGGGAGTGATCCGTGGATGTCCACAATGCAGTAATTGCCAAAAg GTCAGTGCAAGATGGCGACCAGAATATGCTCGCAAGCCTGACATTGAGGATGCTCCTGTATTCTACCccactgaagag GAGTTTGAAGATACATTGAAATATATTGCTAGTATACGGCCTAAAGCTGAACAATATGGAATCTGTCGCATTGTTCCTCCTCCTTCTTGGAAACCTCCATGTCCTCTTAAGGAAGAAACTGTTTGGAAGGGCTCTACATTTGCAACTCGTGTCCAGAGGGTTGACAAACTGCAGAACCGGGATTCTATGAGAAAGATGTCAACGATGTCTAACCATACcaggaagaaaaggagaagatgcATGAGGATGGCAATAGATTGTGGGGCAGATATTGGAAGTATCTCAAGGTCTAATGATACTGGAGTTTGTGAAGCTGAGAGTTTTGGGTTTGAACCTGGTCCTCTGTTTactttggataaatttcagaaATATGCTGATGATTTCATGGCCCAGTACTTCAGGAAGGATGAGAATACTATTAATAAAGGAGGCAGCATGACAATGCTTCAGGAGAACCGCGAACCAACATTGGATAGTATTGAGGGTGAATATTGGCGAATTGTAGAGAAAGCAACTGAAGAAATTGAG GTCCTATATGGAGCTGATCTGGAAACAGGGGTTTTTGGCAGTGGATTTCCAAAAACATCCAGTGAAGTTGGTTCTGCTACCAATGATCGTTATACAAAATCAGGCTGGAACTTGAATAACTTTCCGAGGCTTCCTGGATCTGTTCTTTCCTTTGAAAGTGGTGATATATCTGGTGTTTTGGTGCCATGGCTGTATATAGGGATGTGCTTCTCCTCCTTCTGTTGG CATGTTGAAGATCATCACCTATATTCACTGAATTACATGCATTGGGGCGCGCAAAAAATATGGTATGGTGTCCCCGGGAAGGATGCTGTTAAATTGGAAGAGGCAATGAGAATGTATTTACCCGATCTGTTTGAAGAACAACCTGATTTGCTCCATAAGCTG GTGACTCAGCTCTCCCCCAACATACTAAAATCCATAGGAGTGCCTGTCTATCGGTGTGTTCAGAATTCTGGAGAATTTGTGCTAACCTTTCCTCGAGCATATCATTCGGGGTTTAATTGCGGTTTCAATTGTGCGGAGGCAGTGAATGTAGCTCCTGTTGACTGGTTGCCCCATGGACAGACTGCTATAGAGCTATACCGTGAGCAGGGACGGAGGACTTCCATCTCCCATGATAAATTGTTGCTTGGGGCAGCAAGGGAAGCAGTGAGAGCACATTGGGAACTGAATTTACTTAAGAGGAATAAATTGAATAACTTAAGATGGAAAGACATGTGTGGAAAAGATGGGATATTAGCAAAAGCATTCAAG gaaCGTGTGGAGACAGAGCATGTGAGGAGACAATTTCTCTGCAACTCTTCCCCAGCATTGAAGATGGAGAGTGATTTTGATGCCACAAGTGAGAGGGAATGCAGTGTTTGTCTTTTTGATTTGCACCTGTCTGCAGTGGGGTGTCATTGTTCTCCAGACAAGTATACATGCCTGAATCATGCAAAGCAGCTGTGTTCATGTGTTTCGGGTGCCAGATTTTTCCTGTTTCGCTATGACATTAGTGAATTAAATATCCTTGTGGAGGCTTTGGAAGGAAAATTGAGTGCAGTGTACCGATGGGCAAGACTGGATCTTGGACTTGCCCTGACTTCTTTTGTTTCCAAAGACAATGCTGAAGAAGGTAAATTATCATGTTCTCCAAAAAGAACTGCAACTGAACAGGTGAGATCACATGCGTCAGTAGATCTCCATAAAGTTTCACCAGGGAGAATAATATCTGGTGACTTCAGATTGAATTCAGCTGGGATCTGTTGGCAGATCGCcacagaagaagagaagaaaccaCCTGAAGATATACCTTCAAAAGATGCAAGGGCATCAGCTGTATCTCATAGTTCTTTTCAAGtaattgagaaggaaaatgacAATTTCAAGCTAAACCAGAAAGGTTCTAGTCTTTTGTCTACAAATTTAAGGACACTAGCTTGCCAGTTGTCTCAAGAAGACCCATCCTATACTGCAGGCCTGGCTTCAGAGAAATGTGAAAGGAAGAAGCCTTCAACTTTGTGCAATGACAATATTATTCTTCTTAGTGATGATGAAGGCGATGAACTGAAGCCAATTTCAGAAAGGGCAAAAGAAAATGTTTCTGTAAACCATTCCTCACTTTCAGAGAAGCTATCAATTTCGCATGATAGGTCATGTAATGACAATAAAGATTCAATCTTAACTTTTGCTGTGATCAACGGAGCAGTAAAGAGTGAAAAGAATGtcagtttgtttttgtttcctgATGAAAACAATTCTCCATCTGGTCCTTTGCAAGTGAAGGATGGCTATAATCAAGATGGTGGAAAGGTTTTGGGATTTAATCAATCCAATGGCTTTTGCCATGCAGGTCCAAGCACTGCAGGTTTTGGTAGGAATATTCAGAACTTCTCATCTAATAGAGACGCCGGCAAGGATAACAGGATGGCAAATGCTGGGAGTCAGCAACCACAGCCATGTGGCAGTGGAAAGCCTAACATTGAGGATGAGATGGGAGCAAATGCCACCTCAACTTCAGTAGACAACTCAAGAATTATGGCTGGCAGCCCATCTTCCTCGCAAAATAATTTGGACAGGTACTACCGCCAGAAGGGTCCCCGCATTGCCAAGGTAGTGCGAAGGATCAATTGTAATGTTGAACCTCTGGAATTTGGGGTTGTGCTTTCTGGGAAGTCATGGTGCAACAACCAAGCAATCTTTCCCAAAG GGTTTAGAAGCCGAGTTAGGTACTTAAGCGTTTTAGATCCAACCAGTATGTGTTACTATGTCTCAGAAATACTGGATGCAGGGCGAAATAGTCCTCTATTTATG GTTTCCTTGGAGCATTACCCAAATGAGGTATTTATTCATGTTTCAGCAGCCAGATGCTGGGAAAtggtgagagagagagtgaaTCAGGAGATCACAAAGCAGCATAAAACTGGAAGAACGAATCTTCCACCTTTACAACCTCCTGGAAGTCTTGATGGCTTCGAAATGTTTGGGTTTTCTTCACCAGCAATTGTCCAG GCTGTAGAAGCATTAGATAGAAATCGAGTTTGTACAGATTATTGGGACTCCAGGCCATATTCACGGCCGCAAGGACAGATTCCACAACATTCTCAATCCAAAGCCAATGCAAGACATTCCCAGGGAACATCTGAGGACCAAAATAACAGAAAAGTTCCTGGGAGCCAATTCTTACCTGCCGAAGTTGATACGACACTTGGGGGTTTATTCAAGAAGGCAAGCCCAGAAGAATTGATCTTGCTGAGTCGTGTTTTAAGTGACAATAAACCAACAGCTAATCCTGGTCTCATAACACAGCTTCTTAATGAAGAGATTCACAATCGTCCTAGATGA
- the LOC118050645 gene encoding putative lysine-specific demethylase JMJ16 isoform X2 gives MMGTELIRVRVKEENDDIPSVPPGFESFAAFNFNRVQDGEKQESNVISCSATASASESLPVKMETGFEDEAKVTRSLRRRPWIKYGHLDGFSEDESDSAKLNQNLSSRSQLPKGVIRGCPQCSNCQKVSARWRPEYARKPDIEDAPVFYPTEEEFEDTLKYIASIRPKAEQYGICRIVPPPSWKPPCPLKEETVWKGSTFATRVQRVDKLQNRDSMRKMSTMSNHTRKKRRRCMRMAIDCGADIGSISRSNDTGVCEAESFGFEPGPLFTLDKFQKYADDFMAQYFRKDENTINKGGSMTMLQENREPTLDSIEGEYWRIVEKATEEIEVLYGADLETGVFGSGFPKTSSEVGSATNDRYTKSGWNLNNFPRLPGSVLSFESGDISGVLVPWLYIGMCFSSFCWHVEDHHLYSLNYMHWGAQKIWYGVPGKDAVKLEEAMRMYLPDLFEEQPDLLHKLVTQLSPNILKSIGVPVYRCVQNSGEFVLTFPRAYHSGFNCGFNCAEAVNVAPVDWLPHGQTAIELYREQGRRTSISHDKLLLGAAREAVRAHWELNLLKRNKLNNLRWKDMCGKDGILAKAFKERVETEHVRRQFLCNSSPALKMESDFDATSERECSVCLFDLHLSAVGCHCSPDKYTCLNHAKQLCSCVSGARFFLFRYDISELNILVEALEGKLSAVYRWARLDLGLALTSFVSKDNAEEGKLSCSPKRTATEQVRSHASVDLHKVSPGRIISGDFRLNSAGICWQIATEEEKKPPEDIPSKDARASAVSHSSFQVIEKENDNFKLNQKGSSLLSTNLRTLACQLSQEDPSYTAGLASEKCERKKPSTLCNDNIILLSDDEGDELKPISERAKENVSVNHSSLSEKLSISHDRSCNDNKDSILTFAVINGAVKSEKNVSLFLFPDENNSPSGPLQVKDGYNQDGGKVLGFNQSNGFCHAGPSTAGFGRNIQNFSSNRDAGKDNRMANAGSQQPQPCGSGKPNIEDEMGANATSTSVDNSRIMAGSPSSSQNNLDRYYRQKGPRIAKVVRRINCNVEPLEFGVVLSGKSWCNNQAIFPKGFLGALPK, from the exons ATGATGGGAACTGAACTCATTAGAGTTCGTGTTAAGGAGGAGAATGATGATATCCCATCAGTTCCACCTGGTTTTGAGTCATTTGCAGCTTTCAACTTTAACAGGGTGCAAGATGGtgaaaaacaagaaagtaaTGTAATCAGTTGTTCAGCCACTGCGAGCGCTTCTGAATCATTGCCAGTCAAGATGGAGACGGGGTTTGAGGATGAAGCAAAAGTTACAAGGTCCCTCCGGCGTAGACCCTGGATAAAGTATGGACATTTGGATGGTTTTTCAGAGGACGAGTCTGATTCTGCAAAGCTTAATCAA AATCTCTCCTCGAGGTCTCAACTTCCCAAGGGAGTGATCCGTGGATGTCCACAATGCAGTAATTGCCAAAAg GTCAGTGCAAGATGGCGACCAGAATATGCTCGCAAGCCTGACATTGAGGATGCTCCTGTATTCTACCccactgaagag GAGTTTGAAGATACATTGAAATATATTGCTAGTATACGGCCTAAAGCTGAACAATATGGAATCTGTCGCATTGTTCCTCCTCCTTCTTGGAAACCTCCATGTCCTCTTAAGGAAGAAACTGTTTGGAAGGGCTCTACATTTGCAACTCGTGTCCAGAGGGTTGACAAACTGCAGAACCGGGATTCTATGAGAAAGATGTCAACGATGTCTAACCATACcaggaagaaaaggagaagatgcATGAGGATGGCAATAGATTGTGGGGCAGATATTGGAAGTATCTCAAGGTCTAATGATACTGGAGTTTGTGAAGCTGAGAGTTTTGGGTTTGAACCTGGTCCTCTGTTTactttggataaatttcagaaATATGCTGATGATTTCATGGCCCAGTACTTCAGGAAGGATGAGAATACTATTAATAAAGGAGGCAGCATGACAATGCTTCAGGAGAACCGCGAACCAACATTGGATAGTATTGAGGGTGAATATTGGCGAATTGTAGAGAAAGCAACTGAAGAAATTGAG GTCCTATATGGAGCTGATCTGGAAACAGGGGTTTTTGGCAGTGGATTTCCAAAAACATCCAGTGAAGTTGGTTCTGCTACCAATGATCGTTATACAAAATCAGGCTGGAACTTGAATAACTTTCCGAGGCTTCCTGGATCTGTTCTTTCCTTTGAAAGTGGTGATATATCTGGTGTTTTGGTGCCATGGCTGTATATAGGGATGTGCTTCTCCTCCTTCTGTTGG CATGTTGAAGATCATCACCTATATTCACTGAATTACATGCATTGGGGCGCGCAAAAAATATGGTATGGTGTCCCCGGGAAGGATGCTGTTAAATTGGAAGAGGCAATGAGAATGTATTTACCCGATCTGTTTGAAGAACAACCTGATTTGCTCCATAAGCTG GTGACTCAGCTCTCCCCCAACATACTAAAATCCATAGGAGTGCCTGTCTATCGGTGTGTTCAGAATTCTGGAGAATTTGTGCTAACCTTTCCTCGAGCATATCATTCGGGGTTTAATTGCGGTTTCAATTGTGCGGAGGCAGTGAATGTAGCTCCTGTTGACTGGTTGCCCCATGGACAGACTGCTATAGAGCTATACCGTGAGCAGGGACGGAGGACTTCCATCTCCCATGATAAATTGTTGCTTGGGGCAGCAAGGGAAGCAGTGAGAGCACATTGGGAACTGAATTTACTTAAGAGGAATAAATTGAATAACTTAAGATGGAAAGACATGTGTGGAAAAGATGGGATATTAGCAAAAGCATTCAAG gaaCGTGTGGAGACAGAGCATGTGAGGAGACAATTTCTCTGCAACTCTTCCCCAGCATTGAAGATGGAGAGTGATTTTGATGCCACAAGTGAGAGGGAATGCAGTGTTTGTCTTTTTGATTTGCACCTGTCTGCAGTGGGGTGTCATTGTTCTCCAGACAAGTATACATGCCTGAATCATGCAAAGCAGCTGTGTTCATGTGTTTCGGGTGCCAGATTTTTCCTGTTTCGCTATGACATTAGTGAATTAAATATCCTTGTGGAGGCTTTGGAAGGAAAATTGAGTGCAGTGTACCGATGGGCAAGACTGGATCTTGGACTTGCCCTGACTTCTTTTGTTTCCAAAGACAATGCTGAAGAAGGTAAATTATCATGTTCTCCAAAAAGAACTGCAACTGAACAGGTGAGATCACATGCGTCAGTAGATCTCCATAAAGTTTCACCAGGGAGAATAATATCTGGTGACTTCAGATTGAATTCAGCTGGGATCTGTTGGCAGATCGCcacagaagaagagaagaaaccaCCTGAAGATATACCTTCAAAAGATGCAAGGGCATCAGCTGTATCTCATAGTTCTTTTCAAGtaattgagaaggaaaatgacAATTTCAAGCTAAACCAGAAAGGTTCTAGTCTTTTGTCTACAAATTTAAGGACACTAGCTTGCCAGTTGTCTCAAGAAGACCCATCCTATACTGCAGGCCTGGCTTCAGAGAAATGTGAAAGGAAGAAGCCTTCAACTTTGTGCAATGACAATATTATTCTTCTTAGTGATGATGAAGGCGATGAACTGAAGCCAATTTCAGAAAGGGCAAAAGAAAATGTTTCTGTAAACCATTCCTCACTTTCAGAGAAGCTATCAATTTCGCATGATAGGTCATGTAATGACAATAAAGATTCAATCTTAACTTTTGCTGTGATCAACGGAGCAGTAAAGAGTGAAAAGAATGtcagtttgtttttgtttcctgATGAAAACAATTCTCCATCTGGTCCTTTGCAAGTGAAGGATGGCTATAATCAAGATGGTGGAAAGGTTTTGGGATTTAATCAATCCAATGGCTTTTGCCATGCAGGTCCAAGCACTGCAGGTTTTGGTAGGAATATTCAGAACTTCTCATCTAATAGAGACGCCGGCAAGGATAACAGGATGGCAAATGCTGGGAGTCAGCAACCACAGCCATGTGGCAGTGGAAAGCCTAACATTGAGGATGAGATGGGAGCAAATGCCACCTCAACTTCAGTAGACAACTCAAGAATTATGGCTGGCAGCCCATCTTCCTCGCAAAATAATTTGGACAGGTACTACCGCCAGAAGGGTCCCCGCATTGCCAAGGTAGTGCGAAGGATCAATTGTAATGTTGAACCTCTGGAATTTGGGGTTGTGCTTTCTGGGAAGTCATGGTGCAACAACCAAGCAATCTTTCCCAAAG GTTTCCTTGGAGCATTACCCAAATGA